The Sandaracinaceae bacterium genome has a window encoding:
- a CDS encoding DUF962 domain-containing protein translates to MDETRDERADASFGEFWAHYLLHHRQRFTRALHFLGSVICLAGFALSAVSLSIWPTVIALALGYLCAFGGHWWIERNRPMTFEHPVRAGLCNWRLFGVECLALVGLGGGFDEALARALQQAPHVVLWASDSGNQ, encoded by the coding sequence ATGGACGAGACGAGAGACGAGCGCGCGGACGCGAGCTTCGGCGAGTTCTGGGCGCACTACCTGCTCCACCACCGCCAGCGATTCACGCGCGCGCTCCACTTCCTGGGCTCGGTGATCTGCCTCGCCGGGTTCGCGCTGTCCGCGGTCTCTCTGTCGATCTGGCCGACCGTGATCGCGCTCGCGCTCGGCTACCTCTGCGCGTTCGGAGGGCACTGGTGGATCGAGCGCAACCGTCCGATGACCTTCGAACACCCCGTGCGCGCCGGGCTCTGCAACTGGCGGCTGTTCGGCGTCGAGTGTCTCGCGCTGGTCGGCCTCGGCGGCGGCTTCGACGAAGCACTGGCACGCGCCCTCCAACAAGCGCCTCATGTCGTCCTGTGGGCGAGCGACTCCGGCAATCAATAG
- a CDS encoding cytochrome P450, producing the protein MLWFDPHGAPRALPLFGHALAMRSDPLRLLTELERAHGDVAPIRLGPMRGFVVSAPELVGEVLVSKRQLYTRRTRVYEALSLFLGPSILTTEGEDWRVHRRIVQPAFHKERLSSFAADIVRITEAALDGWSGEVEMSEAMTRLTLRIVSETLLGTRTDRIAAEVGATVESAQRWVETVLSSMVVSPPWLPTPRNLARVRVQARLDRIAEELIAERSDARGSDAVSMLLDARYEDGTALSPKRIRNELVTLLAAGHETTASALAWTLLELGQHPAVARRLEAEVDEVLGGRPPTFDDLRALPYTRWVLDESMRLHPPAWTTGRIVVEPHTLGDRALRPGQMLLISPYVTQRREDLWERPLAFEPARWEALSARGALRPFTFFPFGGGTRKCVGEAFAYLEATLVLAMIAQRFSLELVEGQRVEPLPRITLGLSPGLRMRARPRSRA; encoded by the coding sequence ATGCTCTGGTTCGATCCTCACGGCGCGCCGCGGGCCCTCCCGCTCTTCGGTCACGCGCTCGCGATGCGGTCGGACCCGCTGCGTCTGCTCACCGAGCTGGAGCGCGCGCACGGCGACGTCGCGCCGATCCGCCTCGGCCCCATGCGGGGCTTCGTGGTCAGCGCGCCGGAGCTCGTCGGCGAGGTGCTCGTCTCGAAGCGGCAGCTCTATACGCGTAGGACGCGCGTGTACGAGGCGCTCTCGCTCTTCCTCGGGCCCAGCATCCTCACGACCGAGGGAGAGGACTGGCGCGTACACCGCCGGATCGTGCAGCCCGCGTTCCACAAGGAGCGATTGTCTTCCTTCGCGGCCGACATCGTGCGCATCACCGAGGCGGCGCTCGACGGCTGGTCGGGCGAAGTCGAGATGAGCGAGGCGATGACCCGCCTGACCCTCCGGATCGTGAGCGAGACGCTGCTCGGCACCCGCACCGATCGCATCGCGGCCGAGGTCGGCGCCACCGTCGAGTCCGCGCAGCGCTGGGTCGAGACCGTCCTCAGCTCGATGGTGGTGAGCCCTCCCTGGCTGCCGACGCCGCGTAACCTCGCCCGGGTCCGAGTGCAGGCGAGGCTGGATCGCATCGCGGAGGAGCTGATCGCCGAGCGGTCGGACGCGCGCGGCAGCGACGCGGTCTCGATGCTGCTCGACGCGCGCTACGAGGACGGCACGGCGCTCTCGCCAAAGCGCATCCGCAACGAGCTGGTGACCCTCCTGGCCGCGGGGCACGAGACCACCGCGAGCGCGCTCGCGTGGACGCTGCTGGAGCTCGGCCAGCACCCGGCCGTCGCGCGGCGCCTCGAGGCCGAGGTCGACGAGGTGCTCGGAGGGCGTCCGCCGACCTTCGACGACCTGCGCGCGCTCCCCTACACGCGGTGGGTGCTCGACGAGTCGATGCGCCTGCACCCGCCCGCGTGGACGACGGGTCGCATCGTGGTCGAGCCACACACGCTCGGAGACCGGGCGCTCCGGCCCGGGCAGATGCTGCTCATCAGCCCCTACGTCACGCAGCGCCGCGAGGACCTCTGGGAGCGTCCGCTCGCCTTCGAGCCCGCGCGGTGGGAGGCCCTCTCGGCCCGCGGCGCGCTGCGTCCCTTCACCTTCTTTCCGTTCGGCGGTGGCACACGCAAGTGCGTGGGCGAGGCGTTCGCCTACCTCGAGGCCACCCTCGTCCTCGCCATGATCGCGCAGCGCTTCTCGCTCGAGCTCGTCGAGGGGCAGCGCGTCGAGCCTCTGCCGCGCATCACGCTCGGCCTGTCCCCCGGCCTGCGGATGCGGGCCCGCCCGAGGAGTCGCGCGTGA
- a CDS encoding VF530 family protein, protein MSEEQPKNPLHGITLKQIVTELVDHYGWDELGQQVDIRCFQNDPSVASSLKFLRRTPWARAKVESFYLFMLREQARARRRS, encoded by the coding sequence GTGAGTGAAGAGCAGCCGAAGAACCCGCTCCACGGCATCACGCTGAAGCAGATCGTCACCGAGCTGGTCGACCACTACGGCTGGGACGAGCTCGGGCAGCAGGTCGACATCCGCTGCTTCCAGAACGACCCGAGCGTGGCGTCGAGCCTGAAGTTCTTGCGCCGGACCCCGTGGGCGCGCGCGAAGGTGGAGAGCTTCTACCTCTTCATGCTCCGCGAGCAGGCGCGCGCCCGCCGCCGCTCCTGA
- a CDS encoding GNAT family N-acetyltransferase: protein MSDFTVSQSAAETRGRFSLERDGRPVGEMTYSRAGDDLIIVDHTETDESIKGMGGGKVLFSAMVAWARETGTRVMATCPFALAMFQKDPSSRDVFAG, encoded by the coding sequence ATGAGTGACTTCACCGTCAGCCAATCCGCCGCGGAGACCCGCGGGCGCTTCTCGCTCGAGCGCGACGGGCGCCCGGTCGGGGAGATGACCTACAGCCGCGCGGGCGACGATCTCATCATCGTCGATCACACCGAGACCGACGAGAGCATCAAGGGCATGGGCGGCGGCAAGGTGCTCTTCTCCGCGATGGTGGCGTGGGCCCGCGAGACGGGCACGCGCGTGATGGCCACCTGCCCCTTCGCCCTCGCGATGTTCCAGAAGGACCCCTCGAGCCGCGACGTCTTCGCGGGCTGA
- a CDS encoding carotenoid biosynthesis protein: MIAIELISLAIVGTYVVVRARIDPRPPAFLGRLAILMAASWLAENTVIHAYGFYAYSPEWSVFVDRVPLLVIAIWPMVIHSAWDLAERLTSRPDRVPLLAALLVLADASLIEPIAVRAGLWWWTEPGLFEVPPIGILGWALFAWACLFVFHHRRLHTPWALLIAPALTHPMLLALWWALFRWINTDVPPWPVVAVAAGLSLWLAASAHRRRAGANIPLRELVLRIPAAAFFFVLLAMHGKDEPALVAYALTFAPAYLVLTAHAARTARAAAR; this comes from the coding sequence GTGATCGCGATCGAGCTCATCAGCCTCGCGATCGTCGGCACCTACGTGGTGGTGCGCGCGCGGATCGATCCGCGGCCGCCGGCCTTCCTCGGACGCCTGGCCATCCTCATGGCCGCGAGCTGGCTGGCCGAGAACACGGTCATCCACGCGTACGGCTTCTACGCCTACTCGCCAGAGTGGAGCGTCTTCGTCGATCGGGTCCCGCTCCTCGTGATCGCCATCTGGCCGATGGTCATTCACAGCGCGTGGGATCTCGCGGAGCGGCTGACCTCGCGCCCCGATCGGGTGCCGCTCCTGGCCGCCCTCCTCGTGCTCGCCGACGCGTCGCTCATCGAGCCGATCGCGGTGCGCGCGGGCCTCTGGTGGTGGACCGAGCCGGGGCTCTTCGAGGTCCCGCCGATCGGCATCCTCGGCTGGGCGCTCTTCGCCTGGGCGTGTCTCTTCGTCTTCCACCACCGCAGGCTGCACACGCCCTGGGCGCTCCTGATCGCGCCCGCGCTGACCCACCCCATGCTGCTCGCGCTCTGGTGGGCCCTCTTCCGATGGATCAACACGGACGTGCCGCCCTGGCCCGTGGTGGCGGTCGCGGCGGGCCTCTCGCTCTGGCTCGCGGCGAGCGCGCATCGGCGCAGGGCGGGCGCGAACATCCCGCTCCGCGAGCTGGTCCTGCGCATCCCCGCGGCCGCGTTCTTCTTCGTGCTCCTGGCGATGCACGGCAAGGACGAGCCCGCGCTGGTCGCCTACGCGCTGACCTTCGCCCCGGCCTACCTCGTGCTCACCGCGCACGCGGCGCGGACGGCCCGAGCCGCCGCGCGCTGA
- a CDS encoding UbiA family prenyltransferase, translating to MESLRLLASVSRLHIVAIATLGTFTFGWLFTGDYPWLLAGICALDWFIVNLLNRVVDLEEDKVNRITGVAFVDRNRRAIVVAGFALLIGSLVAVAFLHPELTLLRLGYHSLGLAYNWPILPGRRRIKELYFFKNTASAAGFIITVFLYPLALAGWGADPAQLAPGITPATIWVTVAYFVLFELSYEVIYDLRDEEGDRAANVRTYPVVHGAKGAMRIIDGLIFVSAAILALGYASGVVPWRIFVMIVAPFLNLAFYKRAVKRGITSADCVTLTWVGAALLLCYHLWVVAGLPGVGAA from the coding sequence ATGGAGTCTCTCCGCCTGCTGGCCAGCGTCAGCCGCCTGCACATCGTCGCCATCGCGACGCTGGGGACCTTCACGTTCGGCTGGCTCTTCACCGGGGACTACCCGTGGCTCCTGGCCGGCATCTGCGCGCTCGACTGGTTCATCGTCAACCTCCTCAACCGGGTCGTCGACCTCGAGGAGGACAAGGTCAACCGCATCACCGGGGTGGCCTTCGTCGATCGCAACCGCCGCGCGATCGTGGTCGCCGGCTTCGCGCTCCTCATCGGCTCGCTGGTCGCCGTCGCGTTCCTCCATCCAGAGCTGACGCTGCTGCGCCTCGGCTACCACTCGCTGGGGCTCGCCTACAACTGGCCCATCCTCCCCGGTCGGCGGCGCATCAAGGAGCTCTACTTCTTCAAGAACACCGCGAGCGCGGCCGGCTTCATCATCACGGTCTTCCTCTACCCGCTGGCCCTCGCCGGGTGGGGCGCCGACCCCGCGCAGCTCGCGCCCGGGATCACCCCGGCCACCATCTGGGTCACCGTCGCGTACTTCGTGCTCTTCGAGCTGTCCTACGAGGTGATCTACGATCTCCGCGACGAGGAGGGCGACCGCGCGGCCAACGTCCGGACGTATCCGGTGGTGCACGGCGCGAAGGGCGCCATGCGGATCATCGACGGGCTGATCTTCGTCAGCGCCGCCATCCTGGCCCTCGGCTACGCGAGCGGCGTGGTGCCCTGGCGCATCTTCGTGATGATCGTCGCGCCCTTCCTCAACCTCGCCTTCTACAAGCGCGCGGTGAAGCGCGGGATCACCTCCGCCGACTGCGTCACGCTGACGTGGGTCGGGGCGGCGCTCCTGCTCTGCTACCACCTCTGGGTGGTCGCGGGCCTGCCCGGGGTGGGCGCGGCGTGA
- the yaaA gene encoding peroxide stress protein YaaA produces MLLVLSPAKSLHLTPGPRVSVTQPALMDDTESLMKTTRNLSQKKIRELMSLSDALAKLNYDRFRSFELPFTEDNALPAAFAFDGEVYKGLDARSLRGEDLAWAQDHVAILSGLYGLLRPLDLMQAYRLEMGTKLSTRRGANLYAFWGDRITEELNARLASHEDRALVNLASNEYFKAVRPKRLEGDVITCVFEDLKPGQTRNVISFMAKHARGAMARWIIEQRVDRREGLKDFAEDRYRFQPELSSDDTLVFSRAFVPAGQKS; encoded by the coding sequence ATGCTGCTCGTGCTGTCCCCCGCCAAGTCGCTCCATCTGACGCCTGGGCCCCGCGTGTCCGTGACCCAGCCCGCGCTCATGGACGACACCGAGTCGCTCATGAAGACCACGCGGAACCTGAGCCAGAAGAAGATCCGCGAGCTGATGAGCCTGAGCGACGCGCTGGCGAAGCTGAACTACGACCGCTTCCGATCGTTCGAGCTCCCCTTCACGGAGGACAACGCGCTGCCGGCGGCCTTCGCGTTCGACGGCGAGGTCTACAAGGGCCTCGACGCGCGCAGCCTGCGCGGGGAAGACCTCGCCTGGGCGCAGGATCACGTCGCCATCCTCTCCGGGCTCTACGGCCTGCTGCGCCCCCTCGATCTGATGCAGGCCTACCGGCTCGAGATGGGCACCAAGCTCTCCACCCGGCGCGGCGCGAACCTCTACGCCTTCTGGGGCGACCGCATCACCGAGGAGCTGAACGCGCGCCTCGCCAGCCACGAGGACCGCGCGCTGGTGAACCTGGCGAGCAACGAGTACTTCAAGGCGGTGCGTCCGAAGCGGCTCGAGGGCGACGTCATCACCTGCGTGTTCGAGGACCTCAAGCCGGGCCAGACCCGCAACGTGATCAGCTTCATGGCGAAGCACGCGCGCGGCGCCATGGCGCGCTGGATCATCGAGCAGCGCGTCGATCGGCGCGAGGGCCTGAAGGACTTCGCCGAGGATCGCTACCGGTTCCAGCCAGAGCTCTCGAGCGACGACACCCTGGTCTTCAGCCGCGCCTTCGTCCCGGCCGGGCAGAAGAGCTGA
- a CDS encoding glycosyl hydrolase family 28-related protein, which yields MNRSAFSCPLPHLALGFLLLAGCEPSPVECEDAPCADAATRDGSIGSSDAGPESDAGFEARDAAPEMPDAGPVGMPVDGFGATGDGVTDDTDAIQAAFDSGEHVYFTAGRTYLFDSTLRIDADGDQIIDGQGATLMAGTEMSRGVVVEKATGVTTIRDLTLDANRSAEWAWKLESSFDLYGVEVRNVWSDDQSAIGFFATIRATGNWTVSNMTDCVCDDVVAEGNGSLTDAIGAARCLLYDYASTPADLDAVFTNSRFSNVFGEDADVVQLRSQDHDWTTDSSITFVGCELSIATRRIVKEFASHVYWYDTTFTNISRSHPRFGYALETGGFISLSNNAAEANDPAPVHVFDGCTFNGSDFDNRIINVYARDVSITNSVWNDVEFRLWQRGGALCVTDNTVDEGFRVYEVASPPVSYYGPVIVERNAGARANADETDDEAPLPPPVGDYVCPSVGR from the coding sequence ATGAATCGATCGGCGTTCTCCTGTCCGCTCCCGCATCTCGCGCTCGGGTTCCTTCTCCTCGCGGGCTGCGAGCCCAGCCCGGTCGAGTGCGAGGACGCGCCCTGCGCGGACGCGGCGACGCGTGACGGATCGATCGGTTCATCGGACGCGGGCCCCGAGTCGGACGCGGGGTTCGAGGCGCGGGACGCAGCGCCGGAGATGCCCGACGCGGGCCCGGTCGGGATGCCCGTCGACGGGTTCGGAGCCACGGGCGACGGCGTGACCGACGACACGGACGCCATCCAGGCCGCGTTCGACTCGGGAGAGCACGTCTACTTCACGGCGGGTCGCACCTACCTCTTCGACTCGACGCTGCGCATCGACGCCGACGGAGATCAGATCATCGACGGCCAGGGCGCGACGCTGATGGCGGGCACCGAGATGAGCCGGGGCGTCGTCGTCGAGAAGGCGACCGGGGTCACGACCATTCGAGACCTCACGCTCGACGCGAACCGGAGCGCCGAGTGGGCCTGGAAGCTCGAGAGCTCCTTCGACCTCTACGGCGTCGAGGTCCGGAACGTGTGGAGCGACGACCAGAGCGCGATCGGCTTCTTCGCGACGATCCGTGCGACGGGCAACTGGACCGTCTCGAACATGACCGACTGCGTCTGCGACGACGTGGTCGCGGAGGGCAACGGCAGCCTGACCGACGCCATCGGCGCGGCGCGCTGCCTGCTCTACGACTACGCGTCGACGCCCGCAGACCTCGACGCGGTGTTCACCAACAGCCGCTTCTCGAACGTCTTCGGCGAGGACGCAGACGTCGTGCAGCTGAGGAGCCAGGACCACGACTGGACGACCGACTCCTCGATCACCTTCGTCGGGTGCGAGCTGTCGATCGCGACGCGGCGCATCGTCAAGGAGTTCGCGAGCCACGTGTACTGGTACGACACGACCTTCACGAACATCAGCCGCTCGCACCCCCGCTTCGGCTACGCGCTCGAGACGGGGGGCTTCATCTCGCTCTCCAACAACGCGGCCGAGGCGAACGACCCGGCGCCCGTCCACGTCTTCGACGGCTGCACCTTCAACGGCTCCGACTTCGACAACCGGATCATCAACGTCTACGCGCGGGACGTCAGCATCACGAACTCCGTCTGGAACGACGTGGAGTTTCGCCTCTGGCAGCGCGGCGGGGCCCTCTGCGTCACCGACAACACCGTCGACGAGGGCTTCCGAGTGTACGAAGTCGCGTCGCCGCCCGTGAGCTACTACGGCCCCGTGATCGTGGAGCGCAACGCCGGGGCCCGCGCCAACGCGGACGAGACCGACGACGAGGCCCCGCTGCCGCCGCCCGTGGGCGACTACGTCTGTCCCTCCGTCGGCCGCTGA
- a CDS encoding AAA family ATPase: protein MTLGWSAHGAARVRGGFGADPRLPDALPDIMREQIARSEIAEEDAHLAWELARLAALPDPEDHLALLCVLLVALETLARGSTRVALSGIGPRARALLGASPDVIARIDALLDAPPTLFGPPELRRPLVIEDGHLYLERVRAVEERLAERIRTRGGATLGAVDPDAALAMLRERPAHGARGPMVLTDEQEAAVATALRAPFTVISGGPGTGKTSIVVAILRAALSQLALDSSAIALAAPTGKAADRMRRAIEGGLRAVAEPSDGDLALLDALPEPKTLHRLLGWSPSRGAFRHHMGNPLSERLVVVDESSMIDVFLMERLVESLHPQARLVLLGDAEQLPSVAAGAVFRDLGGAAPIASVHLEKSHRMDPTQPEGFNVLHVARALNAGSVPALAPLEGGLPSRPDALGQLEALPPRLEALGGVSLFEPRTTLDREALLDAWYAERVRGPSEMRQRATQTWRHDAGRLLDPEGLAPLFAFMERARLLCVTRSAARPTGVEAINESLHRRFTADARASVGAALLLAGEPVLVHRNDYERGLFNGDQGMVLFTAEEGESPRPSAVFRREDGFVAHPIEAVRGAIELGYATTVHKAQGSEHDAVCLLLPDTDSPRLLTREIVYTAVTRARRSVLIVGARDLLQRAAARRIERSTGMIDRLR from the coding sequence ATGACGCTCGGGTGGAGCGCGCACGGCGCGGCGCGGGTGCGCGGCGGCTTCGGGGCCGACCCGCGGCTGCCGGACGCGCTGCCCGACATCATGCGCGAGCAGATCGCGCGCTCGGAGATCGCCGAGGAGGACGCGCACCTCGCGTGGGAGCTCGCGCGGCTCGCCGCCCTGCCGGATCCCGAGGACCACCTCGCGCTGCTCTGCGTCCTGCTCGTCGCGCTCGAGACCCTGGCCCGCGGCTCCACCCGGGTCGCGCTCTCCGGCATCGGCCCGCGGGCCCGCGCGCTCCTCGGCGCGAGCCCCGACGTCATCGCGCGCATCGACGCGCTGCTCGACGCGCCGCCTACGCTCTTCGGTCCGCCCGAGCTCCGTCGACCGCTCGTCATCGAGGACGGCCACCTCTATCTCGAGCGCGTGCGCGCGGTAGAGGAGCGCCTCGCCGAGCGCATCCGGACGCGCGGAGGCGCGACCCTCGGCGCGGTCGACCCCGACGCCGCGCTCGCGATGCTGCGGGAGCGCCCGGCCCACGGCGCGCGCGGCCCGATGGTCCTGACCGACGAACAAGAGGCGGCGGTGGCCACCGCGCTGCGCGCCCCGTTCACGGTGATCAGCGGGGGTCCGGGCACGGGCAAGACCTCCATCGTCGTCGCGATCCTGCGCGCGGCCCTCTCGCAGCTCGCGCTCGACTCCAGCGCCATCGCGCTCGCCGCGCCCACCGGCAAGGCCGCCGACCGCATGCGCCGCGCGATCGAAGGCGGCCTCCGCGCGGTGGCCGAGCCGAGCGACGGCGACCTCGCGCTCCTCGACGCGCTGCCCGAGCCGAAGACGCTCCACCGCCTCCTGGGCTGGTCACCGAGCCGCGGCGCCTTCCGCCACCACATGGGCAACCCGCTGAGCGAGCGCCTCGTGGTGGTGGACGAGTCGTCGATGATCGACGTCTTCCTGATGGAGCGGCTCGTGGAGTCCCTCCATCCCCAGGCGCGGCTGGTGCTGCTCGGAGACGCGGAGCAGCTCCCCAGCGTGGCCGCGGGCGCCGTGTTCCGCGACCTCGGCGGCGCCGCGCCCATCGCGTCCGTGCACCTCGAGAAGAGCCACCGCATGGACCCCACTCAGCCCGAGGGCTTCAACGTCCTGCACGTCGCCCGGGCGCTCAACGCCGGCTCCGTCCCCGCGCTCGCGCCCCTCGAGGGCGGGCTCCCCTCCCGCCCGGACGCGCTCGGCCAGCTCGAGGCGCTGCCCCCACGCCTCGAAGCGCTCGGCGGCGTCTCCCTCTTCGAGCCCCGGACCACGCTCGACCGCGAGGCGCTCCTGGACGCCTGGTACGCCGAGCGCGTGCGCGGTCCGTCCGAGATGCGTCAGCGCGCGACCCAGACCTGGCGACACGACGCGGGGCGCCTGCTCGACCCGGAGGGGCTGGCTCCGCTCTTCGCGTTCATGGAGCGCGCGCGCCTGCTCTGCGTGACTCGCTCGGCGGCCCGACCGACCGGCGTCGAGGCGATCAACGAGAGCCTCCACCGCCGCTTCACCGCCGACGCGCGCGCGTCCGTCGGCGCCGCGCTCCTGCTCGCGGGCGAGCCCGTGCTCGTGCACCGCAACGACTACGAGCGCGGCCTCTTCAACGGCGACCAGGGCATGGTCCTCTTCACGGCCGAGGAGGGCGAGTCTCCGCGCCCCTCCGCCGTCTTCCGGCGCGAGGACGGCTTCGTCGCCCACCCCATCGAGGCCGTCCGCGGCGCGATCGAGCTCGGCTACGCCACCACCGTGCACAAGGCGCAGGGCAGCGAGCACGACGCCGTCTGCCTCTTGCTCCCGGACACCGACAGCCCTCGCCTGCTGACCCGCGAGATCGTCTACACGGCCGTCACGCGCGCGCGGCGCTCCGTCCTGATCGTCGGCGCCCGCGACCTCCTCCAGCGCGCCGCCGCCCGCCGCATCGAGCGCTCCACGGGCATGATCGACCGCCTGCGATAG